The Streptomyces vietnamensis genome contains a region encoding:
- a CDS encoding zeta toxin family protein: protein MRDADVIPVVLSEHEHEEILASHILPAWTSDAVPQKQPVAVLVGGPPGSGKSTVCQVLKAMLDRRGGAVLIGRDLYKSAHPAYRRLLHSDDRTAGVRVRPDVLRWQAEVEEYVRERRFDALVETPVVDPEQARAYRDAGYRVEVVVVAEAEAVTQLSVLERYMAQVAEDGAGRYVSWDNHDQCVRRLPESLETIERERLADQVMVVRRDLQVLYNNQLTGPAPAVGAHRALQAARTRPWTAPETWRFRRQVTGLEQQLHPAVSTPERRLAVAAGLERAVALAEPVRRIAQPLMVPPGVDYHRLSADEHRFVFDELIVPMYLSGITPHEQPVTLYVIGPQGAGKSYTARTLRRVLRARRPVRIEGGLFKSMHPDYRRLLEEDPRTASARIRPDYRSWQHKAEQYVRERRGDLLIEIAPDDVAHFLDSARRDRAAGRRVELIVLGMRAADSRLGIATRCAGVARLGGIPRFTQAAAHDRTFAVLADVVRAAEQVPDLVDSVSVIRRDLTAVYRNARLAGGVWAKPPRGGDVVEAEQQRPYTLAEAGPFWALLRQVQGELPQYHRELVEIAALAWPLMPAGLQPRVLASTIPTSPLPVLRYSRSSFARAA, encoded by the coding sequence GTGAGGGACGCAGATGTCATCCCGGTCGTACTGTCCGAGCACGAGCACGAGGAGATCCTGGCGTCGCACATCCTGCCCGCCTGGACCAGCGACGCAGTCCCTCAGAAGCAGCCCGTGGCCGTGCTGGTCGGTGGACCGCCCGGCAGCGGGAAGTCCACCGTATGCCAGGTGCTGAAGGCGATGCTCGACCGACGGGGCGGCGCGGTACTGATCGGCCGCGACCTCTACAAGTCCGCTCACCCCGCCTACCGGCGTCTCCTGCACAGCGACGACCGCACCGCTGGCGTGCGGGTGCGGCCGGACGTGCTGCGGTGGCAGGCGGAGGTCGAGGAGTACGTACGCGAGCGGCGGTTCGACGCGCTGGTCGAAACCCCTGTCGTCGACCCCGAGCAGGCCCGCGCCTACCGGGACGCGGGATATCGCGTCGAGGTGGTCGTGGTTGCCGAGGCGGAGGCGGTGACACAGCTGAGTGTGCTGGAGCGCTACATGGCCCAGGTTGCCGAGGACGGAGCGGGCCGGTACGTGTCCTGGGACAACCACGACCAGTGCGTGCGCCGTCTGCCCGAGTCGCTGGAGACCATCGAGCGTGAGCGGCTTGCCGACCAGGTGATGGTGGTACGGCGCGACCTTCAGGTGCTCTACAACAACCAGCTGACCGGCCCGGCCCCGGCCGTCGGCGCGCACCGGGCGCTGCAGGCGGCCCGGACGCGGCCGTGGACGGCGCCGGAGACCTGGCGGTTCAGGCGTCAGGTGACCGGCCTGGAGCAGCAACTGCACCCGGCGGTGAGCACGCCGGAGCGGCGGCTCGCGGTGGCCGCCGGTCTGGAGCGGGCTGTGGCGCTGGCCGAGCCGGTGCGCCGTATCGCCCAGCCGCTCATGGTGCCGCCGGGGGTCGACTACCACCGGTTGTCCGCCGACGAGCACCGATTCGTCTTCGACGAGCTGATCGTGCCGATGTACCTGAGCGGCATCACGCCGCACGAGCAGCCGGTGACGCTGTACGTGATAGGGCCGCAGGGGGCCGGGAAGTCCTACACGGCCCGTACGCTGCGCCGCGTGCTGCGCGCCCGTCGGCCCGTCCGGATCGAGGGCGGCCTGTTCAAGTCAATGCACCCCGACTACCGCCGACTCCTGGAGGAGGACCCGCGTACGGCGTCGGCCCGGATCCGCCCGGACTACCGGTCCTGGCAGCACAAGGCCGAGCAGTATGTGCGCGAGCGCCGGGGCGACCTGCTGATCGAGATCGCCCCGGACGACGTCGCCCACTTCCTCGACTCCGCACGGCGGGACCGTGCGGCGGGCCGCCGGGTGGAGTTGATCGTGCTGGGGATGCGGGCCGCCGACAGCCGGCTGGGGATCGCGACCCGGTGCGCGGGCGTGGCCCGCCTCGGCGGCATCCCCCGCTTCACCCAGGCCGCCGCGCACGACCGCACGTTCGCCGTGCTCGCGGACGTGGTCCGCGCGGCCGAGCAGGTTCCGGACCTCGTCGACTCCGTCTCCGTCATCCGCCGGGACCTGACGGCGGTGTACCGCAACGCGCGCCTCGCGGGCGGCGTCTGGGCGAAGCCGCCGAGGGGCGGGGACGTGGTGGAGGCGGAGCAGCAGCGCCCCTACACCCTGGCCGAGGCGGGGCCGTTCTGGGCGCTGCTTCGGCAGGTGCAGGGCGAGCTGCCGCAGTACCACCGCGAGCTGGTCGAGATCGCCGCGCTGGCCTGGCCGTTGATGCCTGCCGGCCTGCAGCCGCGCGTGCTTGCGTCCACGATCCCCACCTCGCCGCTTCCCGTCCTGCGCTACTCCCGCAGCTCCTTCGCACGGGCCGCGTAG
- a CDS encoding nucleotidyl transferase AbiEii/AbiGii toxin family protein codes for MNLNDLHRQLLADVLAIGTPYPLVITGGYAVQAHGLVRRLSQDLDVATENPAPMADIVRTVSDGLAARGWTVRQIETDPLSGRLLITDPATSEECEVDILKEAFWAPPTVTEYGPVLSLDDVIGTKVRALADRGAVRDLIDVHAASRHRTNADLEALGRRHARFEFSLHDLRDRLVGAEWWDDQDYADYNLTPDQITGLRTWALAWATDLETRLLAEDPPDDE; via the coding sequence GTGAACCTGAACGACCTGCACCGCCAGCTGCTGGCCGATGTCCTCGCCATCGGCACCCCCTACCCCCTGGTCATCACCGGCGGCTACGCCGTCCAGGCCCATGGCCTGGTCCGCCGGCTGAGCCAGGACCTGGACGTCGCCACCGAGAACCCTGCACCGATGGCCGACATCGTCCGCACCGTCAGCGACGGCCTGGCCGCACGCGGCTGGACCGTACGGCAGATCGAGACCGACCCACTCTCCGGCCGACTCCTCATCACCGACCCCGCCACGAGTGAAGAGTGCGAGGTCGACATTCTCAAGGAGGCCTTCTGGGCCCCACCCACTGTGACCGAGTACGGGCCTGTCCTCTCTCTCGATGACGTGATCGGCACCAAGGTCCGCGCTCTGGCCGACCGTGGCGCGGTCCGCGACCTGATCGACGTCCACGCCGCTTCCCGCCACCGCACCAACGCCGACCTCGAAGCTCTTGGCCGCCGTCACGCCCGCTTCGAGTTCAGCCTCCACGACCTACGCGACCGCCTCGTGGGTGCTGAGTGGTGGGACGATCAGGACTACGCCGACTACAACCTCACCCCCGACCAGATCACCGGGCTACGGACCTGGGCCCTTGCCTGGGCCACCGATCTTGAGACACGGCTCCTGGCAGAAGACCCGCCGGACGACGAATAG
- a CDS encoding erythromycin esterase family protein: MSDEVTNWLARTALPLSGLTAGVSTADLQPLKRILDGVRIVGLGEATHGASEFFQLKHRLLEFLVEEMGFTVLAMEASASAGPAVDAYVRQGVGDAARVLAGLGFWTWRTREVLGMIEWMRAYNRGRPEDQKVRFVGIDPQQCGVSLAVLGSFLRKVAPDREADLVFPLRVLAQAYPGSRPDPQRRLVHDAEELLGFLHGHGPGAADALRHARILVQAADLVTRTRQHTDAEQTVFAARDRFMAEAVGELLNDPSTKIALWAHNGHITKSRHGGAVPAMGQRLHARYGDAYYALGLLFGSGSFRARRMWPGPWSRPRAGAPVSNRIGPARPDTVEAQLAAASPGDHLVDLRSAATAPTAVREWLNGRHHMRSFGAMVPRWFYRFNVSPASLAEEYDGLAYVAVSTGSQPLPTS; this comes from the coding sequence GTGTCTGATGAGGTGACGAATTGGTTAGCCCGGACCGCTTTACCTCTGAGCGGCCTGACCGCAGGCGTTTCCACCGCTGACCTCCAACCCCTGAAGCGCATCCTCGACGGCGTACGGATCGTGGGCTTGGGGGAGGCCACCCATGGGGCGAGTGAGTTCTTCCAGCTCAAGCACCGCCTGCTGGAGTTCCTCGTCGAGGAGATGGGGTTTACGGTCCTGGCCATGGAGGCCAGCGCATCGGCCGGCCCAGCAGTGGACGCCTACGTCCGTCAAGGCGTCGGTGACGCCGCAAGGGTGCTTGCCGGGCTTGGGTTCTGGACGTGGCGGACCCGTGAGGTGCTCGGGATGATCGAGTGGATGCGCGCGTACAACCGGGGACGTCCAGAAGACCAAAAGGTGCGTTTTGTGGGTATCGACCCACAACAGTGCGGTGTCTCCCTGGCTGTACTCGGCTCCTTCCTGCGCAAGGTGGCACCGGATCGCGAGGCCGACCTTGTCTTCCCACTCCGAGTGCTCGCCCAGGCGTATCCGGGATCGCGCCCTGATCCTCAGCGGCGCCTGGTGCACGATGCGGAAGAACTGCTGGGGTTCCTCCATGGACACGGCCCCGGAGCAGCCGACGCTCTCCGGCATGCCCGAATTCTGGTGCAGGCCGCCGACCTGGTGACGCGAACCAGGCAGCACACGGATGCGGAGCAGACCGTCTTCGCCGCACGCGACCGGTTCATGGCCGAGGCCGTCGGAGAGCTCCTCAATGATCCATCCACCAAGATCGCTCTCTGGGCACACAACGGGCACATCACCAAGAGCCGTCACGGTGGAGCGGTACCGGCGATGGGGCAGCGTCTGCATGCACGGTATGGCGACGCCTACTACGCACTCGGTCTGCTGTTCGGCAGCGGCTCCTTCCGTGCCCGTCGGATGTGGCCCGGTCCTTGGTCTCGCCCCCGCGCCGGCGCCCCCGTCTCCAACCGGATCGGCCCCGCCCGCCCGGACACCGTGGAAGCCCAACTCGCCGCCGCCAGTCCGGGCGACCACCTCGTGGACCTGCGCAGCGCAGCCACCGCGCCAACGGCAGTACGGGAGTGGCTCAACGGTCGGCATCACATGCGAAGTTTCGGCGCCATGGTGCCGC